In Oryzihumus leptocrescens, the following are encoded in one genomic region:
- the kdpF gene encoding K(+)-transporting ATPase subunit F gives MTENLIAGLIAVALIVYLVYALIRPDKF, from the coding sequence GTGACAGAGAACCTCATCGCCGGCCTCATCGCCGTCGCCCTCATCGTGTACCTGGTGTACGCGCTCATCAGACCGGACAAGTTCTGA